The following proteins are encoded in a genomic region of Gossypium hirsutum isolate 1008001.06 chromosome D05, Gossypium_hirsutum_v2.1, whole genome shotgun sequence:
- the LOC107903201 gene encoding stigma-specific STIG1-like protein 1, producing MKALNILIMLPLLMALTITNLSATPSDDEPLFFHNDGDEDRSQDEPTSVGFTSRFLAQKPRAPMTCDRYPRVCRAAGSAGPDCCKKRCVNVKTDWFNCGMCGKKCRYSEICCKGKCVNPMSNRLHCGGCNNSCNKGSKCLYGMCSYA from the coding sequence ATGAAAGCGCTCAACATCCTCATAATGCTTCCCTTGTTAATGGCCTTGACCATCACCAATCTCTCCGCTACCCCATCTGATGATGAACCGTTATTTTTCCACAATGACGGTGACGAAGATCGTAGCCAAGATGAACCAACTTCCGTCGGGTTCACGAGCAGGTTTCTTGCACAAAAACCTCGGGCGCCGATGACTTGTGACAGATACCCCAGGGTGTGTCGTGCGGCGGGCAGTGCGGGGCCTGATTGCTGCAAGAAAAGATGTGTGAATGTGAAGACAGACTGGTTCAACTGCGGAATGTGTGGTAAGAAGTGTAGGTACTCGGAGATTTGCTGCAAAGGGAAGTGTGTGAATCCGATGTCCAACAGACTGCACTGTGGGGGTTGCAACAACAGCTGTAACAAAGGAAGTAAATGTCTTTATGGGATGTGCAGCTATGCATAG
- the LOC107903200 gene encoding cytochrome b561 and DOMON domain-containing protein At4g17280 isoform X2 encodes MSFCCLVILSLIFALPSISFATMVGKNQPWKVDTILEHQMEATSIESTESGVTTGLRPWKGQSNWRHQHHLKNVHGILNIFGWGLLLPIGAIVGRNFSKFPLKCDDWYQLHTLCQTSGYIVGAVGWGTGIWLGNSSRQYTLKAHRILGIIVFTLATLQMLAMWLQAKKEDECGKWWEICYNVLGYVVIVLSIANIFEGIGNIRSHAAEYWRWVYMAMLIVLALIAVALEIYRWIKSKNQQMPFDDNDIDASQQI; translated from the exons ATGAGCTTCTGTTGTCTTGTAATTTTGAGCTTGATCTTTGCTCTGCCATCTATCTCTTTTGCAACTATGGTTGGAAAAAACCAGCCATGGAAAGTTGACACAATCTTGGAGCACCAGATGGAAGCTACTTCAATTGAGAGCACTGAAAGTGGAGTAACAACAGGGCTTAGACCATGGAAGGGTCAAAGCAACTGGCGTCACCAGCATCACCTGAAGAAT GTGCATGGGATTCTAAACATCTTTGGATGGGGGTTACTGTTGCCCATAGGAGCAATAGTGGGAAGAAATTTCAGCAAGTTCCCTTTGAAATGCGATGATTGGTACCAACTTCACACGCTGTGCCAAACTTCTGGATACATAGTGGGTGCTGTTGGATGGGGCACTGGCATATGGCTGGGGAATTCTTCCAGGCAATACACTTTGAAGGCACATCGGATTCTAGGGATCATTGTGTTTACATTGGCAACTCTACAA ATGTTAGCCATGTGGTTACAagcaaagaaagaagatgaatgtGGCAAGTGGTGGGAGATATGCTATAATGTATTAGGGTATGTGGTGATTGTTCTTAGCATAGCTAACATATTCGAAGGGATCGGTAATATCCGAAGCCATGCTGCAGAGTATTGGAGGTGGGTTTATATGGCGATGCTTATAGTTTTAGCTCTGATAGCTGTGGCATTGGAAATATATAGATGGATCAAATCCAAGAACCAGCAGATGCCATTCGATGACAACGACATAGATGCTTCACAACAAATTTAA
- the LOC107903200 gene encoding cytochrome b561 and DOMON domain-containing protein At3g25290 isoform X1 produces MSFCCLVILSLIFALPSISFATMVGKNQPWKVDTILEHQMEATSIESTESGVTTGLRPWKGQSNWRHQHHLKNVCKFTESTHKPPNRCNEMICKSFQQVHGILNIFGWGLLLPIGAIVGRNFSKFPLKCDDWYQLHTLCQTSGYIVGAVGWGTGIWLGNSSRQYTLKAHRILGIIVFTLATLQMLAMWLQAKKEDECGKWWEICYNVLGYVVIVLSIANIFEGIGNIRSHAAEYWRWVYMAMLIVLALIAVALEIYRWIKSKNQQMPFDDNDIDASQQI; encoded by the exons ATGAGCTTCTGTTGTCTTGTAATTTTGAGCTTGATCTTTGCTCTGCCATCTATCTCTTTTGCAACTATGGTTGGAAAAAACCAGCCATGGAAAGTTGACACAATCTTGGAGCACCAGATGGAAGCTACTTCAATTGAGAGCACTGAAAGTGGAGTAACAACAGGGCTTAGACCATGGAAGGGTCAAAGCAACTGGCGTCACCAGCATCACCTGAAGAATGTATGTAAGTTCACTGAATCAACACATAAGCCACCCAATAGATGCAATGAAATGATTTGCAAGAGCTTTCAACAGGTGCATGGGATTCTAAACATCTTTGGATGGGGGTTACTGTTGCCCATAGGAGCAATAGTGGGAAGAAATTTCAGCAAGTTCCCTTTGAAATGCGATGATTGGTACCAACTTCACACGCTGTGCCAAACTTCTGGATACATAGTGGGTGCTGTTGGATGGGGCACTGGCATATGGCTGGGGAATTCTTCCAGGCAATACACTTTGAAGGCACATCGGATTCTAGGGATCATTGTGTTTACATTGGCAACTCTACAA ATGTTAGCCATGTGGTTACAagcaaagaaagaagatgaatgtGGCAAGTGGTGGGAGATATGCTATAATGTATTAGGGTATGTGGTGATTGTTCTTAGCATAGCTAACATATTCGAAGGGATCGGTAATATCCGAAGCCATGCTGCAGAGTATTGGAGGTGGGTTTATATGGCGATGCTTATAGTTTTAGCTCTGATAGCTGTGGCATTGGAAATATATAGATGGATCAAATCCAAGAACCAGCAGATGCCATTCGATGACAACGACATAGATGCTTCACAACAAATTTAA
- the LOC107905909 gene encoding calcium permeable stress-gated cation channel 1: MATLSDIGVAAGINLLSAFVFLLAFAILRLQPFNDRVYFPKWYLKGLRSSPSRSGTFVKKFVNLDFRSYLRFLNWMPEALKMPELELIDHAGLDSAVYLRIYLIGLKIFVPITFLAWAVLVPVNYTNKTLELQLKNVTSSDIDKLSISNVPDGSDRFWTHIVMAYAFTFWTCYVLLKEYEKVANMRLQFLVSEKRRPDQFTVLVRNVPPDSDESVSETVEHFFLVNHPDTYLTHQVVCNANKLAKLVKKRKSKQNWLDYYQLKYSRNNAKRPIMKTGFLGLWGEKVDAIDHHVTEIEKLSNEIAEERERVLKDPKSIMPAAFVSFKSRWGAAVCAQTQQSRNPTLWLTDWASEPRDVYWQNLSIPYVSIAVRRLIMAVAFFFLTFFFMIPIASVQALATIEGLEKAAPFLKALIEIPFIKSVIQGFLPGIVLKLFLIFLPTILMIMSKFEGFTSVSSLERRSATRYYLFNLVNVFLGSVIAGSALDQLNTFIKQSANEIPKTIGVAVPMRATFFITYIMVDGWAGIAAEILMLKPLIIYHLKNTFLVKTEKDREEAMDPGSLSFNVGEPRIQLYFLLGMVYATVTPVLLPFILVFFGLAYVVFRHQIINVYNQEYESAAAFWPDVHGRIIIALLVSHVALIGLLSTKHLAQAAPLLITLAVVTIWFYRFCKARYEPAFVRYPLQEAVMKDTLERARDSNFNLKPYLQNAYIHPVFKEEDDDEEEEVVKLENESVLVPTKRQSRRNTPVPSKMSGASSQSLPEAVPEHSVP, translated from the exons ATGGCAACACTAAGTGATATAGGGGTTGCAGCAGGCATTAATCTGCTAAGTGCTTTCGTTTTCTTACTAGCGTTTGCTATATTGAGGCTTCAACCTTTCAACGATAGGGTTTATTTTCCGAAATGGTATCTCAAGGGTTTAAGAAGTAGTCCTTCGAGGTCTGGAACATTTGTTAAGAAATTTGTCAATTTGGACTTCCGTTCCTACTTGAGGTTCTTGAATTGGATGCCAGAGGCTCTCAAAATGCCAGAACTCGAGCTTATCGATCACGCCGGCTTGGATTCAGCTGTTTATTTGCGCATTTACTTGATAGG CCTAAAGATTTTTGTGCCTATCACCTTCCTTGCATGGGCGGTCCTAGTGCCGGTTAATTACACTAATAAAACATTGGAGTTGCAGCTGAAGAATGTTACTTCAAGTGATATTGATAAGCTCTCGATTTCAAACGTTCCAGATGGATCGGATAG GTTTTGGACACATATAGTAATGGCTTATGCTTTTACCTTTTGGACATGCTATGTGTTGCTAAAAGAGTATGAGAAAGTTGCGAATATGCGGTTGCAATTTCTTGTATCAGAAAAACGCCGGCCTGATCAGTTTACT gtgCTTGTGAGAAACGTACCACCGGATTCAGATGAATCTGTAAGTGAGACTGTGGAGCACTTTTTCCTGGTTAATCACCCTGATACCTATCTTACACATCAG GTAGTATGCAATGCAAACAAACTTGCGAAGTTGGTGAAGAAGAGGAAAAGTAAGCAGAATTGGCTTGACTATTATCAATTGAAGTATTCCAGAAATAATGCAAAAAGGCCTATTATGAAG ACTGGTTTTCTCGGGCTCTGGGGTGAAAAAGTGGATGCAATTGATCATCACGTAACTGAAATCGAGAAGTTATCCAATGAA ATAGCTGAAGAGAGAGAGAGGGTCCTAAAAGATCCAAAATCCATAATGCCGGCTGCATTTGTTTCCTTTAAATCTCGATGGGGTGCAGCTGTTTGTGCTCAAACCCAACAATCCAGGAATCCAACCTTGTGGTTAACAGACTGGGCATCTGAGCCACGCGATGTATATTGGCAAAACCTGTCAATTCCTTATGTCTCGATAGCTGTCAGGAGGCTGATCATGGCTGTAGCATTCTTCTTCCTGACTTTCTTCTTCATGATCCCAATTGCATCTGTACAAGCTCTGGCCACAATAGAAGGCCTTGAGAAAGCAGCACCATTCCTGAAGGCCCTTATTGAAAT ACCGTTTATTAAATCGGTTATCCAAGGTTTTCTACCTGGTATTGTTTTGAAGCTCTTTCTCATTTTTCTGCCAACTATTTTGATGATCATGTCCAAGTTTGAAGGGTTCACATCAGTATCATCTTTGGAAAGGAGATCAGCAACTAGATACTATCTCTTTAATTTAGTGAATGTATTCCTCGGCAGCGTAATTGCAGGCAGTGCACTGGACCAGCTAAACACGTTTATTAAGCAATCAGCAAATGA GATTCCTAAAACAATTGGTGTAGCTGTACCAATGAGAGCAACTTTCTTTATTACTTATATCATGGTTGATGGATGGGCTGGAATAGCAGCAGAGATTTTGATGCTGAAACCGCTTATAATTTACCACTTGAAGAATACTTTCTTGGTGAAAACAGAAAAGGACAGGGAAGAGGCAATGGACCCAGGAAGTTTGAGCTTCAACGTTGGAGAACCTCGTATACAACTCTATTTTCTACTTGGCATGGTTTATGCTACCGTGACACCTGTTCTACTTCCGTTCATTTTAGTTTTCTTCGGGCTAGCTTATGTTGTCTTCCGTCATCAG atcatcaatgtttacaatcaAGAGTATGAAAGTGCTGCGGCATTCTGGCCTGATGTTCACGGACGCATTATAATTGCTTTGCTTGTCTCGCATGTCGCGCTCATTGGATTGTTAAGTACAAAGCATTTGGCTCAGGCAGCACCACTTCTCATTACTCTGGCTGTTGTCACAATCTGGTTTTACAGATTCTGCAAAGCGCGATATGAACCTGCTTTTGTCAGATATCCTTTGCAG GAAGCAGTAATGAAAGACACTTTGGAACGCGCACGGGATTCAAACTTCAATTTGAAACCCTATCTTCAAAATGCATATATCCATCCAGTTTTCAAAGAGGAGGATGATGACGAGGAGGAGGAGGTTGTCAAGTTAGAAAATGAGAGTGTGTTAGTACCCACGAAACGCCAATCTCGAAGGAACACACCAGTACCTAGCAAAATGAGCGGTGCATCCTCACAATCCTTACCGGAGGCTGTTCCTGAACATTCGGTGCCCTAA
- the LOC107905908 gene encoding O-fucosyltransferase 2 isoform X1 encodes MSSTSNSNNSHNLALESKQDRPNTVRIPDRVDLRGSPRSRQGSPSHSPRLGPSRFLNGEKSGASFAGAELLGKLWGDRKKQPKNAKRKGGKVWYHKERVKGLVVLTALVGLFFLVDWIMLLRLQDHRVGSDDRSSRNASSVSAQVKVTKPSKGKKHYGGIYGRLLALAAHALAEGQNKREPKDLWQEPVVPASAWRPCADQRDWEPNEGKNGYIMVTANGGINQQRVAVCNAVVLARLLNATLVVPKFMYSSVWKDVSQFGDIYQEEHFIKYLAPDIRIVKELPEELKSLDLEAIGSVVTDVDVRKESKPSFYLKNILPILLQKRVVHFVGFGNRLAFDPIPFQLQRLRCRCNFHALQFVPKIQETAALLLERLHKHSAQPGLLDHYLVGPHAVAAMIARSDRAKASKYLALHLRFEIDMVAHSLCEFGGGEQEGQELEAYRQIHFPALTELKKTENFRLPSPAMLRSEGLCPLTPEEAVLMLAALGFNRKTQIYVAGAQIYGGTSRLAALTSLYPNLVTKENLLSSAELEPFKNFSSQLAALDFIACTAADAFAMTDSGSQLSSLVSGYRIYYGGGRMPTIRPNKRRLADIFVKNNTIEWKVFEQRVRKAVRQTKHVQSRPKARSVYRYPRCKECMCRTD; translated from the exons ATGTCTTCAACTAGCAACTCAAACAATTCACACAATCTTGCCCTTGAATCTAAACAAGACCGACCCAACACCGTTCGGATCCCCGACCGGGTCGACCTCCGGGGGAGCCCCAGGAGTCGTCAAGGGTCCCCCAGTCATTCACCCCGACTCGGCCCCAGCCGGTTCTTGAACGGTGAAAAGAGCGGGGCGTCATTTGCCGGAGCTGAATTGTTGGGAAAATTATGGGGTGATCGAAAGAAGCAACCGAAGAACGCgaagagaaaaggaggcaaagtTTGGTACCATAAGGAAAGGGTGAAAGGACTTGTAGTGTTGACTGCATTGGTGGGTTTGTTTTTCTTGGTCGATTGGATTATGCTCTTGCGGTTACAAGATCACCGGGTCGGATCCGATGACCGATCTTCCAGGAATGCTTCTTCTGTTTCGGCTCAG GTGAAGGTGACAAAGCCTAGTAAAGGGAAAAAGCATTACGGTGGTATTTATGGAAGGTTGTTGGCTTTGGCTGCTCATGCTTTGGCTGAG GGGCAAAATAAACGTGAACCGAAAGATTTATGGCAGGAACCTGTAGTTCCTGCTTCTGCTTGGAGACCCTGTGCTGATCAACGTGACTGGGAACCTAATG AGGGGAAGAATGGATACATTATGGTCACTGCAAATGGTGGAATCAACCAGCAGCGTGTAGCT GTCTGCAATGCTGTAGTACTTGCTCGCTTACTTAATGCAACTCTTGTTGTTCCCAAATTTATGTACAGTAGTGTCTGGAAAGATGTAAG TCAATTTGGTGATATCTATCAGGAGGAGCATTTTATTAAGTACCTGGCTCCAGATATTCGAATAGTGAAAGAACTTCCTGAGGAGCTAAAGTCTCTAGATTTGGAGGCAATTGGTAGTGTT GTGACGGACGTAGATGTTAGGAAGGAATCTAAACCAAGTTTTTATCTGAAAAATATTCTCCCTATTCTACTCCAGAAAAGAGTTGTCCATTTCGTTGGCTTTGGGAACCGTTTGGCTTTTGACCCGATACCATTTCAGTTGCAG AGACTTCGATGCAGATGTAATTTTCATGCACTTCAATTTGTTCCGAAGATACAAGAAACTGCTGCTTTACTCCTTGAAAGATTGCACAAGCATTCAGCTCAGCCAGGACTATTGGATCATTATCTTGTTGGTCCACATGCAGTGGCTGCTATGATTGCAAGGAGTGATCGTGCTAAAGCTTCCAAATATCTTGCTTTGCATTTGAGATTTGAGATTGACATGGTAGCTCATTCGTTATGTGAGTTTGGCGGAGGTGAGCAAGAGGGGCAAGAATTGGAAGCATATCGGCAAATCCATTTTCCTGCATTAACAGAGCTAAAGAAGACAGAAAA CTTCAGGTTACCTTCCCCTGCCATGCTCCGATCTGAAGGGTTATGTCCATTAACACCAGAAGAAGCTGTACTTATGCTTGCTGCTCTAGGTTTCAATCGTAAGACTCAAATATATGTCGCAGGGGCACAAATATATGGAGGGACATCAAGATTAGCTGCTTTGACAAGCTTGTATCCTAATTTAGTTACGAAAGAGAATTTGCTTTCATCCGCCGAACttgaaccattcaagaatttctCATCTCAG CTGGCAGCACTAGACTTCATTGCCTGCACTGCAGCTGATGCATTTGCCATGACGGACTCTGGTAGCCAGTTGTCATCTTTGGTATCTGGGTATCGAATATACTATGGCGGAGGGAGGATGCCTACAATACGCCCAAATAAGCGGAGACTAGCTGATATCTTCGTCAAGAACAATACAATTGAGTGGAAAGTGTTTGAGCAGAGAGTGAGGAAGGCAGTTAGACAAACCAAACATGTCCAGAGTAGGCCTAAGGCTAGAAGTGTTTACCGGTATCCACGGTGTAAAGAGTGTATGTGTCGTACAGATTga
- the LOC107905908 gene encoding O-fucosyltransferase 2 isoform X2 codes for MSSTSNSNNSHNLALESKQDRPNTVRIPDRVDLRGSPRSRQGSPSHSPRLGPSRFLNGEKSGASFAGAELLGKLWGDRKKQPKNAKRKGGKVWYHKERVKGLVVLTALVGLFFLVDWIMLLRLQDHRVGSDDRSSRNASSVSAQVKVTKPSKGKKHYGGIYGRLLALAAHALAEGQNKREPKDLWQEPVVPASAWRPCADQRDWEPNEGKNGYIMVTANGGINQQRVAVCNAVVLARLLNATLVVPKFMYSSVWKDVSQFGDIYQEEHFIKYLAPDIRIVKELPEELKSLDLEAIGSVVTDVDVRKESKPSFYLKNILPILLQKRVVHFVGFGNRLAFDPIPFQLQRLRCRCNFHALQFVPKIQETAALLLERLHKHSAQPGLLDHYLVGPHAVAAMIARSDRAKASKYLALHLRFEIDMVAHSLCEFGGGEQEGQELEAYRQIHFPALTELKKTEKLPSPAMLRSEGLCPLTPEEAVLMLAALGFNRKTQIYVAGAQIYGGTSRLAALTSLYPNLVTKENLLSSAELEPFKNFSSQLAALDFIACTAADAFAMTDSGSQLSSLVSGYRIYYGGGRMPTIRPNKRRLADIFVKNNTIEWKVFEQRVRKAVRQTKHVQSRPKARSVYRYPRCKECMCRTD; via the exons ATGTCTTCAACTAGCAACTCAAACAATTCACACAATCTTGCCCTTGAATCTAAACAAGACCGACCCAACACCGTTCGGATCCCCGACCGGGTCGACCTCCGGGGGAGCCCCAGGAGTCGTCAAGGGTCCCCCAGTCATTCACCCCGACTCGGCCCCAGCCGGTTCTTGAACGGTGAAAAGAGCGGGGCGTCATTTGCCGGAGCTGAATTGTTGGGAAAATTATGGGGTGATCGAAAGAAGCAACCGAAGAACGCgaagagaaaaggaggcaaagtTTGGTACCATAAGGAAAGGGTGAAAGGACTTGTAGTGTTGACTGCATTGGTGGGTTTGTTTTTCTTGGTCGATTGGATTATGCTCTTGCGGTTACAAGATCACCGGGTCGGATCCGATGACCGATCTTCCAGGAATGCTTCTTCTGTTTCGGCTCAG GTGAAGGTGACAAAGCCTAGTAAAGGGAAAAAGCATTACGGTGGTATTTATGGAAGGTTGTTGGCTTTGGCTGCTCATGCTTTGGCTGAG GGGCAAAATAAACGTGAACCGAAAGATTTATGGCAGGAACCTGTAGTTCCTGCTTCTGCTTGGAGACCCTGTGCTGATCAACGTGACTGGGAACCTAATG AGGGGAAGAATGGATACATTATGGTCACTGCAAATGGTGGAATCAACCAGCAGCGTGTAGCT GTCTGCAATGCTGTAGTACTTGCTCGCTTACTTAATGCAACTCTTGTTGTTCCCAAATTTATGTACAGTAGTGTCTGGAAAGATGTAAG TCAATTTGGTGATATCTATCAGGAGGAGCATTTTATTAAGTACCTGGCTCCAGATATTCGAATAGTGAAAGAACTTCCTGAGGAGCTAAAGTCTCTAGATTTGGAGGCAATTGGTAGTGTT GTGACGGACGTAGATGTTAGGAAGGAATCTAAACCAAGTTTTTATCTGAAAAATATTCTCCCTATTCTACTCCAGAAAAGAGTTGTCCATTTCGTTGGCTTTGGGAACCGTTTGGCTTTTGACCCGATACCATTTCAGTTGCAG AGACTTCGATGCAGATGTAATTTTCATGCACTTCAATTTGTTCCGAAGATACAAGAAACTGCTGCTTTACTCCTTGAAAGATTGCACAAGCATTCAGCTCAGCCAGGACTATTGGATCATTATCTTGTTGGTCCACATGCAGTGGCTGCTATGATTGCAAGGAGTGATCGTGCTAAAGCTTCCAAATATCTTGCTTTGCATTTGAGATTTGAGATTGACATGGTAGCTCATTCGTTATGTGAGTTTGGCGGAGGTGAGCAAGAGGGGCAAGAATTGGAAGCATATCGGCAAATCCATTTTCCTGCATTAACAGAGCTAAAGAAGACAGAAAA GTTACCTTCCCCTGCCATGCTCCGATCTGAAGGGTTATGTCCATTAACACCAGAAGAAGCTGTACTTATGCTTGCTGCTCTAGGTTTCAATCGTAAGACTCAAATATATGTCGCAGGGGCACAAATATATGGAGGGACATCAAGATTAGCTGCTTTGACAAGCTTGTATCCTAATTTAGTTACGAAAGAGAATTTGCTTTCATCCGCCGAACttgaaccattcaagaatttctCATCTCAG CTGGCAGCACTAGACTTCATTGCCTGCACTGCAGCTGATGCATTTGCCATGACGGACTCTGGTAGCCAGTTGTCATCTTTGGTATCTGGGTATCGAATATACTATGGCGGAGGGAGGATGCCTACAATACGCCCAAATAAGCGGAGACTAGCTGATATCTTCGTCAAGAACAATACAATTGAGTGGAAAGTGTTTGAGCAGAGAGTGAGGAAGGCAGTTAGACAAACCAAACATGTCCAGAGTAGGCCTAAGGCTAGAAGTGTTTACCGGTATCCACGGTGTAAAGAGTGTATGTGTCGTACAGATTga
- the LOC107905907 gene encoding chromatin remodeling protein EBS codes for MAKTRPGISGTKPKQGKKDLDSYTIRGTNKVVRVGDCVLMRPSDTGKPPYVARVEKIEADSRNNVKVRVRWYYRPEESLGGRRQFHGAKELFLSDHYDVQSAHTIEGKCIVHSFKNYTKLEDVGAEDYYCRFEYKAATGAFTPDRVAVYCKCEMPYNPDDLMVQCEGCKDWYHPACVDMTIEEAKMLDHFVCSECSEDDLKRSQNGFHPSPVSDVKVDAKRRKR; via the exons ATGGCAAAAACAAGACCAGGAATTTCTGGCACCAAGCCCAAACAAGGGAAGAAGGACCTCGACTCTTACACCATCAGAGGCACCAACAAAGTTGTCAGAG TTGGGGATTGTGTTCTGATGCGTCCTTCCGACACTGGTAAGCCCCCGTATGTGGCACGAGTTGAGAAAATTGAAGCAGATAGCAGGAATAATGTGAAGGTTCGAGTACGGTGGTATTATCGTCCCGAGGAGTCACTTGGAGGAAGGAGGCAGTTCCATGGAGCAAAGGAGCTGTTTTTGTCTGACCACTATGATGTGCAGAGTGCTCACACCATTGAAGGGAAGTGCATCGTTCATTCTTTCAAGAACTACACTAAGCTTGAGGATGTTGGGGCTGAGGATTACTATTGTAGGTTCGAGTATAAAGCTGCTACCGGTGCCTTTACTCCTGACCGAGTTGCTGT GTATTGCAAATGTGAGATGCCTTACAACCCTGATGATCTCATGGTGCAATGTGAGGGCTGCAAGGACTG GTATCATCCCGCTTGTGTGGACATGACAATTGAGGAAGCAAAAATGTTGGATCACTTTGTTTGTTCCGAATGTTCTGAGGATGATCTGAAAAGATCACAGAACGGATTTCATCCATCACCAGTATCTGATGTAAAG GTGGACGCCAAACGACGAAAGAGGTAA